One Panicum virgatum strain AP13 chromosome 3N, P.virgatum_v5, whole genome shotgun sequence DNA segment encodes these proteins:
- the LOC120667893 gene encoding uncharacterized protein LOC120667893, producing the protein MGRKRRWGGSVFGHKIYKRDRAAAECLLMLKYFDEESIFEDDQFRRRYRMRKPLFLHIIDELTTEEYLRSPRQHEIEEMMRSNAARGFPGMIGSIDCMHWEWANCPSGWHGVYKGHKGNPTMILEAVASEDLRIWHAFFGLPGSHNDINVLNRSPVFDDLANGNALEVEFTVNGNIYSMGYYLADGIYPD; encoded by the exons ATGGGTAGGAAACGTCGTTGGGGAGGGTCTGTCTTTGGTCACAAGATATACAAGCGTGATCGGGCGGCTGCAGAGTGCCTTTTGATGCTGAAGTATTTTGATGAAGAATCAATATTCGAGGATGATCAATTTCGCCGAAG GTACCGAATGAGGAAGCCTCTTTTCCTGCACATTATTGATGAACTCACAAcg GAAGAGTACTTACGATCACCAAGACAACATGAAATTGAAGAGATGATGAGATCAAATGCAGCGCGAGGGTTCCCTGGCATGATTGGAAGCATCGACTGCATGCATTGGGAGTGGGCTAATTGCCCAAGTGGTTGGCATGGCGTCTACAAGGGACATAAGGGCAATCCTACAATGATTCTAGAGGCTGTTGCTTCAGAAGACTTGAGGATATGGCACGCCTTCTTTGGGCTCCCTGGGTCTCACAATGATATCAATGTCTTGAATCGATCACCTGTCTTTGATGATCTTGCCAATGGCAATGCCCTTGAAGTTGAATTCACTGTGAATGGTAACATCTATTCGATGGGCTACTACCTAGCAGATGGGATATACCCTGACTAG